A window from Longimicrobium sp. encodes these proteins:
- the sdaAB gene encoding L-serine ammonia-lyase, iron-sulfur-dependent subunit beta — MVSLFDILGPTMVGPSSSHTAGACRLGLLARAILGGTPQRAQIQLHGSFAATGEGHGTQRAIVGGLAGLAPDDLRLRQAYDEGAAAGMEWSFDTIDLGEDAHPNTAVFRVERDGETVQLRGASLGGGRVEVTEIDGFPVALGGDYHTLVLLAHDEPGTIAAVATVLAGHHINLATMRVDRTGRHKDALMTIEADEPVGEATLGAIRSFPWLRWARAIPKIS, encoded by the coding sequence ATGGTCTCTCTCTTCGACATCCTGGGGCCCACCATGGTCGGCCCATCGTCATCGCACACCGCGGGCGCGTGCCGGCTGGGGCTGCTGGCGCGCGCCATCTTGGGCGGCACCCCGCAGCGGGCGCAGATCCAGCTCCACGGCTCCTTCGCCGCCACCGGCGAGGGGCACGGGACGCAGCGCGCCATCGTCGGCGGGCTGGCGGGGCTCGCGCCAGACGACCTGCGCCTGCGCCAGGCGTACGACGAGGGCGCGGCGGCGGGGATGGAGTGGAGCTTCGACACCATCGACCTGGGCGAGGACGCGCACCCCAACACCGCCGTCTTCCGCGTGGAGCGCGACGGCGAGACGGTGCAGCTGCGCGGCGCATCGCTGGGCGGCGGCCGCGTGGAAGTCACCGAGATCGACGGGTTCCCGGTCGCGCTCGGCGGCGACTACCACACGCTGGTGCTGCTGGCCCACGACGAGCCTGGCACCATCGCCGCGGTGGCCACGGTGCTGGCGGGGCACCACATCAACCTGGCCACCATGCGCGTGGACCGCACCGGCCGCCACAAGGACGCGCTGATGACCATCGAAGCGGATGAGCCCGTGGGCGAGGCCACGCTGGGCGCCATCCGTTCGTTCCCGTGGCTGCGCTGGGCCCGGGCGATACCGAAAATTTCTTAG
- a CDS encoding DUF2939 domain-containing protein, with protein MRKSSYFRPFALLALCAAAVWLYFTPHLAVRRLQQAAEAGDREALAQLVDFPSVRASVKEEVRQAMAERIDKEADDNPFARFGAALAGMMVDPLVDSFVTPGGIAAAVRGERPSVGKEGRDRAEKAARDVEVTRGYEGVDTFVLRFRDRDGGKERMALVMHREGLADWKLSAIRLPDGAE; from the coding sequence ATGCGCAAGAGCAGCTACTTCCGCCCCTTCGCCCTGCTGGCGCTGTGCGCCGCGGCGGTATGGCTTTACTTCACGCCGCACCTGGCGGTCAGGCGGCTGCAGCAAGCGGCCGAGGCCGGCGACCGCGAGGCATTGGCGCAGCTGGTGGACTTCCCCTCCGTCCGCGCGAGCGTCAAGGAAGAGGTGCGCCAGGCGATGGCAGAGCGGATCGACAAAGAGGCGGACGACAACCCGTTCGCGCGCTTCGGGGCGGCGCTGGCGGGGATGATGGTGGACCCGCTGGTGGACTCGTTCGTGACGCCCGGCGGCATCGCGGCGGCGGTGCGCGGCGAGAGGCCGTCGGTGGGGAAGGAGGGGCGCGACCGCGCGGAGAAGGCGGCGCGCGACGTGGAGGTGACGCGCGGGTACGAAGGGGTGGACACCTTTGTCCTCCGCTTCCGCGACAGGGACGGCGGCAAGGAGCGGATGGCGCTGGTGATGCACCGCGAGGGGCTGGCCGATTGGAAGCTCTCCGCCATCCGCCTCCCCGACGGGGCGGAGTAG
- a CDS encoding energy transducer TonB, with protein sequence MMIRTLSFLALLSVLGACASTAPSARRAPAEKVVLVPRLPVSAFIDSAALHQALLAAPPAPAGFRLRPLFRVAYDSTGALKEVETISRTHFPQEYGQQMVELLRAHVRPRITTGKEEWNTVWLQSGRSPKIVAIPAVVTVRPRVANTAVVTRELTRVSQRLQQLNSTLAGRQFTAGVSMLVSEEGVPEEPRIERSTGDVQIDREILNVARMMRFTPGMVEEYPVKITVQIPISLVFPLPSVAPNGTPRP encoded by the coding sequence ATGATGATACGAACCCTCTCTTTCCTCGCACTTCTCTCGGTGCTGGGCGCGTGCGCCTCGACCGCACCGAGCGCCCGCCGGGCTCCCGCGGAGAAAGTGGTGCTGGTGCCAAGGCTTCCCGTGTCGGCGTTCATCGACTCGGCAGCGCTTCACCAGGCGCTGCTCGCCGCGCCTCCCGCACCTGCCGGGTTCCGGCTGAGGCCGCTTTTCAGGGTGGCGTACGACAGCACGGGGGCGCTGAAGGAGGTGGAGACGATCTCGCGGACTCACTTCCCGCAGGAGTACGGGCAGCAGATGGTGGAGCTGCTGCGGGCCCACGTCCGGCCGCGGATCACGACCGGCAAGGAAGAGTGGAACACGGTCTGGCTCCAGAGCGGGCGCTCACCGAAGATCGTGGCGATTCCCGCCGTTGTAACGGTGAGGCCGAGGGTCGCGAACACCGCCGTGGTCACGCGCGAGCTGACACGCGTGTCTCAGCGGCTTCAGCAGCTCAACTCCACACTGGCGGGACGGCAGTTCACGGCGGGAGTGTCGATGCTCGTTTCCGAAGAGGGGGTTCCAGAGGAGCCGAGGATCGAGCGGAGCACCGGAGACGTGCAGATCGACCGTGAGATCCTCAACGTCGCCCGGATGATGCGCTTCACGCCGGGGATGGTCGAGGAGTACCCGGTGAAGATCACCGTCCAGATCCCGATCAGCCTGGTCTTCCCGCTTCCGAGCGTGGCACCCAACGGTACGCCGCGGCCCTGA
- a CDS encoding alpha/beta fold hydrolase yields the protein MHARRRAEGVAVPGWGAVLLYMAGVLVGVYLLLGALVWWYAERLIFQPQTPRYTASAGATLVPVGDGDSIAVVWLPNPRARYTILFSHGNAEDLGDLRYFLPDLRDAGFSVLAYDYRGYGLSGRRAPSERSAYQDLAAAYKHLTGALGVPPERVILHGRSLGGGIASELASRQPVAGLVLESTFVSAFQVAVPRRIFPFDRFGTERRLGEIRAPVLVIHGTRDEVIPFWHGARLLERANAPKQHFWVEGAGHNDLQMVAGERYWRALGRFATLLEENGREPSSR from the coding sequence GTGCACGCCCGGCGGCGCGCTGAGGGGGTGGCGGTGCCGGGGTGGGGGGCGGTGCTGCTGTACATGGCGGGCGTCCTCGTGGGGGTCTACCTCCTGCTGGGGGCGCTGGTGTGGTGGTATGCGGAGCGGCTGATCTTTCAGCCGCAGACGCCGCGATACACCGCGTCGGCCGGCGCTACGCTCGTGCCGGTGGGGGACGGGGACTCCATCGCGGTGGTGTGGCTGCCGAACCCGCGGGCGCGGTACACCATCCTGTTCAGCCACGGCAACGCCGAGGACCTGGGCGACCTGCGCTACTTCCTTCCGGACCTGCGCGATGCGGGGTTCTCGGTGCTGGCGTACGACTACCGCGGCTACGGGCTCAGTGGACGGCGCGCGCCCAGCGAGCGCAGCGCGTACCAGGACCTCGCCGCCGCGTACAAGCACCTCACCGGTGCCCTGGGCGTCCCGCCGGAGCGCGTGATCCTGCACGGAAGGTCCCTGGGGGGCGGGATCGCGTCGGAGCTGGCGAGCCGGCAACCGGTGGCGGGGCTCGTGCTGGAGAGCACCTTCGTGAGCGCCTTCCAGGTGGCCGTTCCGCGGCGGATCTTCCCGTTCGACCGCTTCGGCACGGAGCGCAGGCTGGGGGAGATCCGCGCGCCCGTGCTGGTGATCCATGGCACGCGCGACGAGGTCATCCCCTTCTGGCACGGCGCGCGGTTGCTGGAACGGGCGAATGCGCCCAAGCAGCACTTCTGGGTGGAGGGCGCAGGCCACAACGACCTGCAAATGGTCGCCGGGGAACGCTACTGGCGCGCGCTGGGCAGATTTGCGACACTTTTGGAAGAAAATGGGCGGGAACCCTCCAGCCGGTGA
- a CDS encoding phospholipase D-like domain-containing protein, with protein MPEFLTAKRAIAEIEEVITEARSRLILVSAYFKVSDTFMNRLRGAVRQNVEITFLAREGAATPAEIEKLLAIPNLSFFTLEHLHAKCYLNENRLVITSLNLYEASEKNWEMGVSFTADEPIYGKAVAEVSNMLSEAKQVYAAPRVALPVSAPPARPASASKVAPASAHSRKGASPNGKGSCIRCADEIRLNPEVPLCRRCFSKWAEYKNTEFTEKYCHDCGKEARTSLSRPLCRSCFAGARA; from the coding sequence GTGCCTGAATTTCTAACGGCGAAGCGGGCCATTGCTGAGATTGAAGAGGTAATCACCGAGGCCCGTAGCCGCCTCATCCTCGTGTCCGCGTATTTCAAGGTTTCCGACACCTTCATGAACCGGCTTCGCGGTGCCGTGCGGCAGAATGTCGAGATCACGTTTCTCGCCAGGGAGGGGGCCGCGACGCCGGCAGAAATCGAGAAACTCCTTGCGATCCCGAACCTGTCCTTCTTCACTCTCGAACATCTGCACGCAAAGTGCTATCTGAATGAGAACCGCCTAGTCATCACGTCTCTAAACCTGTACGAGGCTTCCGAGAAGAACTGGGAGATGGGCGTTTCTTTCACGGCGGATGAGCCGATCTACGGCAAAGCTGTCGCAGAGGTGAGCAACATGCTTAGCGAGGCAAAGCAGGTGTATGCCGCGCCGCGAGTCGCTTTACCCGTCTCCGCTCCGCCCGCGAGGCCCGCGTCTGCCTCCAAAGTTGCACCTGCCTCGGCGCATTCGCGCAAAGGTGCTTCGCCAAATGGTAAGGGCAGTTGTATCCGATGTGCGGATGAGATCCGCCTCAACCCCGAAGTTCCGCTCTGCCGCAGATGCTTTAGTAAGTGGGCGGAGTACAAGAACACCGAATTCACCGAGAAATATTGCCACGACTGCGGGAAGGAAGCGCGCACGAGTTTGAGCCGTCCGCTCTGTCGATCCTGCTTCGCCGGGGCGCGCGCATGA
- the uvrA gene encoding excinuclease ABC subunit UvrA, with protein sequence MNEEYLIVRGAREHNLKNIDVRIPRDKLTVVTGLSGSGKSSLAFDTIYAEGQRRYVESLSAYARQFLGMMEKPDVDSIEGLSPAISIEQKTAGRNPRSTVGTVTEVYDYLRLLWARAGTPHCPNCGRPVQRQSATQIVDRIMESPAGTWVEVLAPVVRGRKGEFRELYEELRKKGFSHARTDGEVHRMEEPPKLARRSNHDISIYVERKLVVREDNRQRIADSVETALRAADGVVEVVAHADGAEPVTHLLSEHYACALCGINIPELEPRQFSFNSPYGACTGCGGLGTRREPNPELILADHSLSILEGVVLPWGVPRGHLRGTILQGLADALEFDLNTPWADLPENVRDLLLFGASVKNGGKKMKWAGIVADVAQRYQDSSSDSLRETLEEYMSTLPCNTCGGTRLKPESLAVTVGGRSIGSVVALPVSEAHDFFQGLKDDPRLSAEIALPILKEVTERLGFLVNVGLEYLTLGRSAETLSGGEAQRIRLATQIGSRLVGVLYILDEPSIGLHQRDNLRLLETLQQLRDLGNTVLVVEHDEDTIRAADYVLDLGPRAGRHGGEVVAEGTVDDILAAERSLTGAYLRGEQRIEIPPQRRAPQPGREIVIHNAREHNLRNVDARIPLGCFVAVTGVSGSGKSTLVNDILWNAMGRKFYRAKSVPGVHDRITGLDLLDKVVDIDQSPIGRTPRSNPATYTGLFTVIRDLFAELPESKMRGYTPGRFSFNVKGGRCEACQGDGLVKIEMHFLPDVYVPCEVCRGKRYNRETLEVFYKGHSIADVLEATVDDALELFEAVPRLRRHLQTLSDVGLGYIHLGQSATTLSGGEAQRVKLATELSKVATGQTFYILDEPTTGLHFEDVRMLLEVLHRLVERGNTVLVIEHNLDVIKTADWIIDLGPEGGPRGGEIVAAGTPEAVARVPRSYTGQFLAGMLGGRGVSGHAPEVVAEAETTAPPKKRGRKAKVVQG encoded by the coding sequence ATGAACGAAGAATACCTGATCGTACGCGGCGCACGCGAGCACAACCTCAAGAACATCGACGTCCGCATTCCGCGCGACAAGCTGACCGTGGTCACGGGCTTGAGCGGGAGCGGCAAGTCGTCGCTGGCCTTCGACACCATCTACGCCGAGGGGCAGCGGCGCTACGTGGAGTCGCTCTCGGCGTACGCCCGGCAGTTCCTGGGGATGATGGAGAAGCCGGACGTCGACTCCATCGAGGGGCTCTCGCCGGCCATCTCCATCGAGCAGAAGACGGCGGGGCGCAACCCGCGCTCCACCGTCGGCACGGTCACGGAGGTGTACGACTACCTCCGCCTGCTGTGGGCGCGCGCGGGCACGCCGCACTGCCCCAACTGCGGCCGTCCGGTGCAGCGGCAGAGCGCCACGCAGATCGTCGACCGCATCATGGAGTCGCCCGCGGGCACCTGGGTGGAGGTGCTGGCCCCGGTGGTGCGCGGCCGAAAGGGCGAGTTCCGCGAGCTGTACGAGGAGCTGCGCAAGAAGGGCTTCAGCCACGCCCGCACCGACGGCGAAGTCCACCGCATGGAGGAGCCTCCCAAGCTCGCCCGGCGATCCAACCACGACATCTCCATCTACGTGGAGCGCAAGCTGGTGGTGCGCGAGGACAACCGGCAGCGCATCGCCGACTCGGTGGAGACGGCGCTCCGCGCGGCCGACGGCGTGGTGGAGGTGGTGGCGCACGCGGACGGCGCCGAGCCCGTCACCCACCTGCTTTCCGAGCACTACGCCTGCGCGTTGTGCGGCATCAACATCCCGGAGCTGGAGCCGCGGCAGTTCTCGTTCAACTCGCCGTACGGCGCGTGCACCGGGTGCGGCGGGCTTGGAACGCGCAGGGAGCCCAACCCCGAGCTGATCCTGGCGGACCACTCGCTCTCCATCCTGGAAGGCGTGGTGCTGCCGTGGGGCGTGCCGCGCGGTCACCTGCGCGGCACCATCCTGCAGGGGCTGGCCGATGCGCTGGAGTTCGACCTCAACACCCCCTGGGCGGATCTCCCCGAGAACGTGCGCGACCTGCTGCTCTTCGGCGCGTCGGTGAAGAACGGGGGGAAGAAGATGAAGTGGGCCGGCATCGTGGCCGACGTGGCGCAGCGCTACCAGGACTCCTCCAGCGACTCGCTTCGTGAGACGCTGGAGGAGTACATGAGTACCCTGCCGTGCAACACGTGCGGCGGCACGCGGCTCAAGCCCGAGTCGCTGGCGGTGACCGTCGGCGGGCGCTCCATCGGCTCGGTGGTGGCGCTGCCGGTAAGCGAGGCGCACGACTTCTTCCAGGGACTCAAGGACGACCCGCGCCTCTCGGCCGAGATCGCGCTCCCCATCCTCAAGGAGGTCACGGAGCGGCTCGGCTTCCTGGTGAACGTGGGCCTCGAGTACCTCACGCTGGGCCGCTCCGCAGAGACGCTCTCCGGCGGCGAGGCGCAGCGCATCCGCCTGGCCACGCAGATCGGCTCGCGGCTGGTGGGCGTCCTCTACATCCTGGACGAGCCCTCCATCGGCCTTCACCAGCGCGACAACCTGCGCCTGCTGGAGACGCTCCAGCAGCTGCGCGACCTGGGGAACACCGTGCTGGTGGTGGAGCACGACGAGGACACCATCCGCGCCGCCGACTACGTGCTGGACCTGGGCCCGCGCGCCGGCCGCCACGGCGGCGAGGTGGTGGCCGAGGGGACGGTGGACGACATCCTGGCGGCCGAGCGCTCGCTGACGGGCGCGTACCTGCGCGGCGAGCAGCGCATCGAGATCCCGCCCCAGCGCCGCGCTCCGCAGCCGGGGCGCGAGATCGTCATCCACAACGCGCGCGAGCACAACCTGCGCAACGTGGACGCCCGCATCCCGCTGGGGTGCTTCGTGGCGGTCACAGGCGTCTCGGGTTCCGGCAAGTCCACGCTGGTCAACGACATCCTGTGGAACGCGATGGGGCGCAAGTTCTACCGCGCCAAGAGCGTCCCCGGGGTGCACGACCGCATCACGGGGCTGGATCTGCTGGACAAGGTGGTGGACATCGACCAGTCCCCCATCGGCCGCACGCCGCGCTCCAATCCCGCCACCTACACCGGCCTCTTCACCGTCATCCGCGACCTCTTCGCCGAGCTGCCGGAGAGCAAGATGCGCGGCTACACGCCGGGCCGCTTCTCCTTCAACGTCAAGGGCGGGCGCTGCGAGGCATGCCAGGGCGACGGCCTGGTGAAGATCGAGATGCACTTCCTGCCGGACGTGTACGTGCCGTGCGAGGTGTGCCGCGGGAAGCGCTACAACCGCGAGACGCTGGAGGTGTTCTACAAGGGCCACTCCATCGCCGACGTGCTGGAGGCCACGGTGGACGACGCGCTGGAGCTGTTCGAGGCCGTCCCACGCCTCCGCCGCCACCTGCAGACGCTCTCCGACGTGGGGCTCGGCTACATCCACCTCGGCCAGTCCGCCACCACGCTCTCGGGCGGCGAGGCGCAGCGGGTGAAGCTGGCGACGGAGCTCTCAAAGGTTGCGACCGGCCAGACTTTTTACATCCTGGACGAGCCCACCACCGGCCTGCACTTCGAGGACGTGCGCATGCTGCTGGAGGTGCTGCACCGGCTGGTGGAGCGCGGCAACACGGTACTGGTGATCGAGCACAACCTGGACGTCATCAAGACCGCCGACTGGATCATCGACCTGGGCCCCGAAGGCGGCCCCCGTGGTGGGGAGATCGTTGCGGCGGGGACGCCGGAGGCTGTGGCGCGGGTGCCGCGGTCGTACACGGGGCAGTTCCTGGCGGGGATGCTGGGGGGGCGTGGGGTGTCCGGGCATGCGCCGGAGGTCGTGGCAGAGGCGGAGACCACGGCGCCGCCTAAGAAGCGGGGGCGGAAGGCGAAGGTGGTGCAGGGGTGA
- a CDS encoding type II secretion system protein GspK, translated as MTPRGRQGFALIAVLWVLVLASALAVELHGTVRADQRAVANARAAARARWAARGGLAVLAERLREQLAKPSAAGAFAATDPLLIPAVEYRLEGVAVRATAHDARARVQLNLAPEADLLTLFAAAGVEPGRAGALAAQVARWRAAHAPPALAPDSSGRRLRPIPGAFATLADLRRVPGITHAEYARVAPLLSVAGDGMINVNTAPAAVLRTLPGIDARAALALVARRKAGPMLSSFELLGALPPASRFAAQERLTELRERAAFLPRAAEVEVIAAPDGSPLRARLRAVAVLAGRKRAAIVAVTER; from the coding sequence ATGACGCCTCGCGGACGCCAGGGATTCGCGCTGATTGCGGTGCTGTGGGTGCTGGTTCTGGCGTCTGCGCTGGCGGTTGAGCTCCACGGCACCGTGCGCGCCGACCAGCGCGCCGTGGCCAACGCCCGCGCCGCCGCCCGCGCGCGCTGGGCCGCCCGCGGCGGCCTGGCCGTGCTCGCCGAGCGCCTCCGCGAGCAGCTGGCGAAGCCCTCCGCCGCGGGCGCCTTCGCGGCCACGGACCCCCTCCTGATCCCAGCCGTGGAGTACCGCCTGGAGGGCGTCGCCGTCCGCGCCACCGCGCACGACGCCCGCGCCCGCGTGCAGCTCAACCTCGCCCCCGAGGCGGACCTCCTCACCCTCTTCGCCGCCGCGGGGGTGGAGCCCGGCCGCGCGGGTGCCCTGGCGGCGCAGGTCGCGCGCTGGCGCGCCGCGCACGCCCCTCCCGCCCTGGCGCCGGACTCGTCGGGCCGGCGCCTGCGCCCCATCCCCGGCGCCTTCGCGACGCTGGCGGATCTGCGCCGGGTGCCGGGCATCACCCACGCCGAGTACGCGCGGGTGGCGCCGCTGCTGAGCGTGGCGGGCGACGGGATGATCAACGTCAACACCGCCCCCGCCGCCGTCCTGCGCACCCTGCCGGGGATCGACGCGCGGGCCGCCCTCGCGCTGGTGGCGCGGAGGAAGGCGGGGCCGATGCTCTCGTCCTTCGAGCTGCTGGGCGCCCTTCCGCCCGCGTCGCGGTTCGCGGCGCAGGAGCGGCTCACCGAGCTGCGCGAGCGCGCGGCGTTCCTCCCCCGCGCCGCCGAGGTGGAGGTGATCGCCGCCCCGGACGGATCTCCCCTGCGCGCCCGCCTCCGCGCCGTCGCCGTGCTGGCGGGCCGGAAGCGGGCGGCGATCGTCGCGGTGACTGAGCGCTGA
- a CDS encoding prepilin-type N-terminal cleavage/methylation domain-containing protein has protein sequence MTARRGGFTLLEVVVALVVAGAVTAGAYGILLSVSASRDRVVRERERVLPAVAAREALTTWLAGAATLDQGGPFRGIDRRDGPLPADELSFVVGDGGTLHPGPRRIRLWVERRFAAPRHGLLAEIGMIEGGPTDTLEVAPGAAGMDVRYRTRVKGVDRWVDWWSAATELPDAVELRLLPPPERAADPRGDGLPGPLRLPVKAALHSDSNQEGRDDASRTPGIRADCGAVGAGSGVCAGG, from the coding sequence GTGACGGCGCGGCGCGGCGGCTTCACCCTGCTGGAGGTGGTGGTCGCGCTCGTCGTCGCCGGGGCGGTGACGGCGGGGGCGTACGGGATCCTGCTCTCCGTGTCGGCATCGCGCGACCGGGTGGTGCGCGAAAGGGAGCGCGTGCTTCCCGCCGTCGCCGCGCGGGAGGCGCTCACGACGTGGCTCGCCGGGGCCGCCACGCTGGACCAGGGCGGACCCTTTCGCGGCATCGACCGGCGCGACGGCCCGCTCCCGGCGGACGAGCTGTCGTTCGTGGTGGGCGACGGCGGGACGCTGCACCCTGGCCCGCGCCGCATCCGGCTCTGGGTAGAGCGCCGCTTTGCCGCGCCGCGCCACGGGCTGCTGGCGGAGATCGGGATGATCGAGGGCGGCCCGACGGACACGCTGGAGGTCGCTCCGGGCGCTGCGGGGATGGACGTGCGCTACCGGACGCGGGTCAAGGGGGTGGACCGCTGGGTGGACTGGTGGTCGGCGGCGACGGAGCTCCCCGACGCCGTGGAGCTGCGCCTGCTGCCGCCCCCGGAGCGCGCGGCCGACCCGCGCGGCGACGGGCTCCCCGGGCCGCTACGGCTGCCGGTGAAGGCGGCGCTCCACTCGGATTCGAACCAGGAGGGAAGGGATGACGCCTCGCGGACGCCAGGGATTCGCGCTGATTGCGGTGCTGTGGGTGCTGGTTCTGGCGTCTGCGCTGGCGGTTGA
- a CDS encoding prepilin-type N-terminal cleavage/methylation domain-containing protein produces MRGNRGFTLVEAAIALLLLGVALVPLLQSVTAGVRSEGDLAATLNAVPLAESRMEELSLLPADSLSFYFTTRRGTFAPPFARYRWSALLRPAAGSPALVQAAVRVEWEGGGYSLETFFHRPEMLPEVKP; encoded by the coding sequence ATGCGAGGTAACCGCGGCTTCACCCTGGTGGAGGCGGCGATCGCGCTCCTCCTGCTGGGCGTGGCGCTCGTCCCGCTCCTCCAGTCCGTGACGGCGGGGGTGCGCTCCGAAGGCGACCTCGCCGCCACGCTGAACGCGGTGCCCCTCGCCGAGTCGCGCATGGAGGAGCTGTCGCTGCTCCCGGCCGACTCGCTGAGCTTCTACTTCACCACCCGCAGGGGCACATTCGCGCCGCCCTTTGCCCGCTACCGGTGGAGCGCCCTGCTGAGGCCCGCCGCCGGGTCGCCCGCGCTGGTGCAGGCGGCGGTGCGGGTGGAGTGGGAGGGCGGGGGATACTCGCTGGAGACCTTTTTCCACCGGCCGGAGATGCTCCCCGAGGTGAAGCCGTGA
- a CDS encoding GspH/FimT family protein, producing MTLIELLVALAIVGIALAATVPAFRPANQRGTGAAAEALMRAWREARGDAARRGVPVDVVLDAKTGAWFAITAPEDERAPDTLRAGVLPLAEGARLSGGNGRETMVRFDALGRARADRVTIEHGSDRLVLSVDPWTGTGRRHAR from the coding sequence ATGACGTTGATCGAGCTGCTGGTCGCCCTCGCCATCGTGGGGATCGCGCTCGCGGCGACGGTTCCCGCGTTCCGGCCGGCGAACCAGCGCGGCACCGGCGCCGCCGCCGAAGCGCTGATGCGCGCCTGGCGCGAGGCGCGGGGCGATGCCGCCCGCCGCGGAGTCCCGGTGGACGTGGTGCTGGATGCGAAGACGGGGGCCTGGTTCGCGATCACCGCGCCCGAGGACGAGCGGGCGCCCGACACCCTGCGCGCCGGCGTCCTGCCGCTCGCCGAGGGCGCGCGGCTGTCGGGCGGCAACGGGCGGGAGACGATGGTGCGCTTCGACGCGCTGGGCCGGGCGCGGGCCGACCGCGTCACCATCGAGCACGGCAGCGATCGGCTGGTGCTCTCGGTCGATCCGTGGACGGGCACGGGGCGGCGCCATGCGAGGTAA
- a CDS encoding secretin N-terminal domain-containing protein, with protein sequence MRRLGWAAAAVLLAVPGVAAAQGTGVERTAQGVQIDFQGTDMRLAVAALAEAAGLNVVFGELPSRPVTLRTGAPVPPTMLRSYLESLLRANGLNLVDEGGGLLRIVQAEGAGQAQQPVQNGVQRGAPGEMRIWVHRLRHAPAEDIARSVGALFGIGDRGGTAPGEVRSLSEELRAGRYGSTEEGARPTDRSVSAQLQGGVQIVPDPRTNALLIRATAQDYETIRAAVDELDTRPLQVLIEVLIAEVRRDRQFGLGVDVRVPEQLEPRTGATIGGELSGGSAGDVVLRVLRLGAVRAEVVLRALAASGEVTILSRPVILAQNNEQARILVGDERPFIQISRALPTDGAVRDQVVQYRDVGTQLTIRPTINPDGYVTMSVLQEVNTATAETQFGAPIISTREAETRLLVKDGHTVVIGGLIDQQRTSANTGIPFLRDIPILGNLFRSTQRRNTTTELFLFLIPHVLRTDEDVEEATARVRERAPRLDRALGDSIPLLWEPADSAAARRAPATPTAPPRPTPSSPEPPIPQAPPPPRATAPTPPGPEPP encoded by the coding sequence GTGAGGCGCCTGGGGTGGGCCGCGGCGGCCGTCCTCCTCGCGGTTCCGGGCGTTGCGGCCGCGCAGGGCACGGGGGTGGAGCGCACCGCGCAGGGGGTGCAGATCGACTTCCAGGGCACCGACATGCGCCTGGCCGTGGCGGCACTGGCCGAGGCGGCGGGGCTCAACGTCGTCTTCGGCGAGCTCCCCTCGCGTCCGGTCACGCTGCGCACAGGCGCGCCGGTGCCGCCCACGATGCTGCGCAGCTACCTGGAAAGCCTGCTGCGCGCCAACGGGCTCAACCTGGTGGACGAGGGCGGCGGGCTGCTGCGCATCGTCCAGGCCGAGGGAGCGGGGCAGGCTCAGCAGCCGGTGCAGAACGGGGTGCAGCGCGGCGCCCCCGGCGAGATGCGCATCTGGGTCCACCGCCTCCGCCACGCCCCGGCCGAGGACATCGCGCGCTCGGTGGGCGCGCTCTTCGGGATCGGCGACCGCGGCGGCACCGCGCCGGGCGAGGTGCGCTCCCTTTCCGAGGAGCTGCGCGCCGGGCGCTACGGATCGACCGAGGAGGGCGCGCGCCCCACCGACCGCTCCGTCTCCGCGCAGCTCCAGGGCGGGGTGCAGATCGTCCCCGATCCGCGCACCAACGCGCTGCTGATCCGCGCCACGGCACAGGACTACGAGACGATCCGCGCGGCGGTCGACGAGCTGGACACGCGGCCGCTGCAGGTGCTGATCGAGGTGCTGATCGCCGAGGTGCGGCGCGACCGGCAGTTCGGGCTGGGGGTCGACGTGCGCGTGCCGGAGCAGCTGGAGCCGCGCACCGGCGCCACCATCGGCGGCGAGCTCTCTGGCGGCTCGGCGGGCGACGTGGTGCTGCGCGTCCTGCGGCTGGGCGCCGTCCGCGCCGAGGTGGTGCTGCGCGCGCTGGCCGCTTCGGGCGAGGTCACGATCCTTTCGCGCCCCGTGATCCTGGCGCAGAACAACGAGCAGGCGCGCATCCTGGTGGGCGACGAGCGGCCCTTCATCCAGATCTCCCGCGCCCTTCCCACCGACGGCGCCGTGCGCGACCAGGTGGTGCAGTACCGCGACGTGGGAACGCAGCTCACCATCCGGCCCACCATCAACCCGGACGGCTACGTCACCATGTCGGTGCTCCAGGAGGTCAACACGGCCACCGCGGAGACGCAGTTCGGGGCGCCCATCATCAGCACCCGCGAGGCCGAGACGCGCCTCCTGGTAAAGGACGGCCACACGGTGGTGATCGGCGGGCTGATCGACCAGCAGCGCACCTCCGCCAACACCGGCATCCCCTTCCTGCGCGACATCCCCATCCTGGGCAACCTCTTCCGCTCCACGCAGCGGCGGAACACGACCACGGAGCTCTTCCTCTTCCTGATCCCGCACGTGCTGCGCACCGACGAGGACGTGGAAGAGGCCACCGCGCGCGTCCGCGAGCGCGCGCCGCGGCTGGATCGTGCGCTCGGCGACTCGATCCCGCTCCTCTGGGAGCCCGCCGATTCCGCGGCCGCCCGCCGTGCCCCGGCCACGCCGACGGCTCCGCCCCGGCCGACGCCGAGCTCGCCCGAACCCCCCATCCCCCAGGCGCCGCCGCCTCCCCGTGCAACCGCGCCCACGCCGCCGGGCCCCGAGCCACCGTGA